One genomic segment of Stigmatopora argus isolate UIUO_Sarg chromosome 3, RoL_Sarg_1.0, whole genome shotgun sequence includes these proteins:
- the miox gene encoding inositol oxygenase: MRVINLGPDPSLAYRLNLAPETKKEHYRNFQKGSVAQHVYNTYKLMHTNQNVDFVKQKHLEWRGCNHAEMTMMDAIMSLDNLVDESDPDVDFPNSFHAFQTAEGIRKEHPDKDWFQLVGLIHDVGKVMALWGEPQWAVVGDTFPVGCAFQSSIVFRDSTFLENLDDSNPSYNCKYGIYTKNCGLDNVLMSWGHDEYLYHVLQFNKCSIPKEGLSMIRYHSFYPWHSQGDYMYLCDDNDLQMLPWVQAFNKFDLYTKVDDLPDVETLRVYYQSVIDKYCPGILKW, encoded by the exons ATGAGGGTCATCAACTTG GGTCCAGACCCATCTCTGGCTTATCGTCTAAATTTGGCACCTGAAACTAAAAAGGAACACTACAGAAACTTTCAG AAGGGGAGTGTCGCTCAGCACGTGTACAACACATACAAGCTGATGCACACCAACCAGAATGTGGACTTTGTCAAGCAAAAG CACTTGGAATGGAGAGGCTGCAACCACGCCGAGATGACCATGATGGACGCCATCATGTCTCTGGACAATCTGGTGGACGAGTCGGATCCAGACGTGGACTTCCCCAACTCCTTCCACGCCTTCCAGACGGCCGAGGGAATTCGCAAAGAGCACCCGGACAAAG ACTGGTTCCAGCTAGTGGGTCTCATTCACGATGTTGGGAAGGTCATGGCACTGTGGGGTGAACCTCAG TGGGCCGTGGTGGGTGACACATTCCCCGTGGGCTGCGCGTTTCAAAGCTCCATCGTGTTTCGAGACAGCACTTTCCTTGAGAACCTGGATGATTCAAATCCCAGCTACAA CTGTAAATATGGAATCTACACAAAAAACTGTGGTCTCGACAACGTCCTGATGTCATGGGGTCATGACG AGTACCTTTACCATGTTCTCCAGTTCAATAAGTGTTCCATCCCAAAGGAG GGCCTCAGCATGATCCGCTACCATTCCTTCTACCCCTGGCACTCCCAAGGCGACTACATGTACCTGTGTGACGACAATGACCTGCAAATGCTCCCTTGGGTGCAGGCGTTCAA CAAATTCGATCTCTACACTAAAGTGGATGATCTGCCTGACGTGGAGACGCTACGTGTGTACTACCAGTCGGTAATTGACAAATACTGTCCAGGAATATTAAAATGGTGA